From one Triticum aestivum cultivar Chinese Spring chromosome 4B, IWGSC CS RefSeq v2.1, whole genome shotgun sequence genomic stretch:
- the LOC123093899 gene encoding uncharacterized protein encodes MISHQMFLKVEAVVSCIRFHNILFPNKLPFLKLTRWWWVPHSGYGGTTNGQDNTERQDAALIQRCGKGLTSEDVKFRGWWLGGEDYGCNALGDVAVRDLALVSLFQEQSVSMRTCFLLPVVDKYANSKP; translated from the exons ATGATTTCCCACCAG ATGTTTCTTAAAGTGGAGGCGGTGGTATCCTGTATTAGGTTTCATAACATTCTGTTTCCGAACAAATTGCCATTTCTGAAATTGACAAGATGGTGGTGGGT GCCTCATTCAGGATATGGTGGTACCACTAATGGTCAAGACAACACTGAAAG GCAAGACGCGGCCTTGATACAACGTTGTGGGAAAGGTTTGACCTCTGAGGATGTCAAATTCAG AGGCTGGTGGTTGGGCGGCGAGGATTATGGATGCAATGCCTTGGGAGATGTGGCTGTACGGGAtttggccttggtctcgttatttCAGGAGCAATCCGTGTCCATGAGGACATGCTTCTTGCTGCCT GTTGTTGACAAATATGCCAATTCAAAGCCTTGA
- the LOC123093898 gene encoding uncharacterized protein: MRAPWQVRRGAAARPRHLRPPARRASAAGLTMPVCRSPRVANRTAATGAGSGDGCATVRWTGAGDGAGRHRLCDGEVERRRGRSRAAAAVRRRGRAAPGTEQGDGEVERRRGRNRAAARVHDEVAPGPRRSRWCGGEAALGEVTRGRQRPPSLRPTTSRVRPPPSPSDLNQFGAPRPGSGYGKRPTFAVPWIRRGGGKAFRAENMFHSLLTRNLFFTMFGTLLQN, translated from the exons ATGCGAGCACCGTGGCAGGTCCGGCGTGGCGCCGCTGCTCGGCCACGCCACCTCCGTCCACCAGCGCGTCGCGCTTCAGCCGCCGGTCTCACCATGCCGGTATGCCGCTCGCCCAGGGTGGCCAACCGCACGGCGGCGACGGGCGCAGGGAGCGGTGACGGCTGTGCGACGGTGAGATGGACCGGCGCCGGGGACGGAGCAGGGCGGCACCGGCTGTGCGACGGCGAGGTGGAGCGTCGTCGGGGAcggagcagggcggcggcggctgtgcgACGGCGAGGTAGAGCAGCGCCGGGGACGGAGCAgggcgacggcgaggtggagcgGCGCCGGGGACGGAACAGGGCAGCGGCACGAGTGCACGACGAGGTGGCGCCGGGGCCGAGGCGGAGCAGGtggtgcggcggcgaggcggcgctgggggaGGTCACCCGTGGAAGGCAGCGGCCGCCGTCGCTCCGCCCGACCACCTCCCGTGTGcggccgccgccgtctccctccgaCCTCAACCAGTTCGGGGCCCCTCGCCCGGGATCTGGGTACGGGAAGAGGCCGACGTTTGCGGTGCCCTGGATCCGAAGGGGAGGGGGAAAGGCGTTCCGTGCAGAAAATATGTTTCATAGTTTGCTAACAAGAAACCTTTTCTTTACCAT GTTCGGTACATTATTGCAAAACTGA
- the LOC123093897 gene encoding proliferating cell nuclear antigen has translation MLELPLVKGDPFHHVMEAILDLSDVAHVVCTTRGLNLLAVDTKHLAIVSLLFPAEDFKGYTCDEYISIGIPIRDLVNAIRCGDDKDTITLKVGEENFGTITLSFVSPEKNTVDYEFRLVDAKLERFRLPDRHFLRSKYQGSVKMPSVEFRRICKCLSNFGDEYGVISVTDEDLTYFAKGTDGDVYVEYKQQEEDTTIFKIDVREPVRLAFNPKYLNTFAKVFTLSGQVKLFLSKTHPLMVECKIGQKGRIRCFVAPKVEPEFQGEEEKKEAQKEEVINVGKMESDTDANKNKKRKRKLTDD, from the exons ATGTTGGAGCTGCCCCTGGTGAAGGGGGACCCCTTCCACCATGTCATGGAGGCGATCCTCGACCTGTCCGATGTGGCCCACGTCGTGTGCACCACAAGGGGCTTGAACCTCCTGGCCGTGGACACCAAACACTTAGCGATCGTCTCGCTCCTCTTCCCCGCCGAGGACTTCAAGGGCTACACCTGCGACGAGTACATCTCCATTGGGATCCCAATCCGCGACTTGGTCAATGCCATCCGCTGCGGCGACGACAAAGACACCATCACCCTCAAGGTCGGCGAAGAAAACTTCGGCACCATTACCTTATCATTCGTGTCGCCCG AGAAGAACACTGTGGATTACGAATTCCGGCTTGTGGATGCCAAACTCGAGCGCTTTCGACTCCCAGATAGGCATTTTTTGAGATCCAAGTACCAGGGCTCTGTCAAAATGCCATCTGTGGAGTTTAGGCGGATCTGCAAGTGCCTCAGTAACTTCGGAGATGAATATG GTGTCATCTCGGTGACTGACGAGGACCTCACATACTTTGCTAAGGGAACAGATGGGGACGTCTACGTGGAGTACAAGCAG CAAGAAGAAGATACTACTATCTTTAAAATAGATGTGCGAGAACCAGTTAGACTGGCCTTTAATCCGAAGTACTTGAACACCTTCGCCAAGGTGTTCACCCTCTCTGGTCAAGTGAAGCTCTTTCTCTCGAAGACACATCCCCTCATGGTCGAATGCAAAATTGGACAGAAGGGCCGCATCAGATGTTTCGTGGCACCAAAGGTGGAACCAGAGTTCCAAGGGGAAGAGGAAAAGAAAGAGGCCCAAAAAGAAGAAGTTATCAATGTAGGCAAGATGGAATCTGATACCGATGCAAacaagaataagaagagaaagAGAAAGCTAACTGATGACTAG